From the genome of Bradyrhizobium elkanii USDA 76, one region includes:
- a CDS encoding DUF5700 domain-containing putative Zn-dependent protease, whose amino-acid sequence MCNEAQRTHVHDAERDCNIPRDDRVSLQFDSAQVAAVLNILDKIAQATPVDNDDWQDLYAAEPYIRLKEREVSINRPFTDTDFKSFLLSSDTQRQRVALKHTLAAWCRLPLSAIGVSTLDYLPAHARIRARLFPVIKPAPNSFVHGASDDAMVFLYLDPTLRMPQVEALIVHELHHIGLYPFECESNQRQDLRPPVRRAVGFMRDFREGYAMLAAAGGSDVHPRHLDGAAERALWDRAMNDFGHELKAIESFLLDVVNERLAPAQSERIAMEFLGRQGPWYTVGWRMAAMVERRFGRDLLIDCMSDPRLLLLCYNSAAVIAGRDESAEEWPIWSMELMRALVPSRRETRP is encoded by the coding sequence ATGTGCAACGAGGCTCAGCGGACACATGTTCACGACGCCGAACGAGACTGCAATATTCCCCGCGACGACCGGGTGTCTTTGCAATTTGATAGCGCGCAGGTCGCAGCGGTGCTGAACATCTTGGATAAGATTGCGCAAGCAACGCCCGTCGATAACGATGATTGGCAAGACTTGTATGCGGCCGAACCCTATATCCGGTTGAAAGAACGTGAGGTCTCGATCAATCGGCCGTTCACCGACACCGATTTCAAGAGCTTTCTCTTGTCTTCGGATACACAGCGGCAACGGGTGGCATTGAAGCATACGCTGGCGGCCTGGTGTCGACTGCCGCTGTCCGCGATCGGCGTAAGCACATTAGACTATTTGCCGGCTCACGCGCGCATTCGCGCAAGACTATTCCCCGTCATCAAGCCAGCGCCGAACAGTTTCGTGCATGGGGCGAGCGACGACGCGATGGTTTTCCTGTATCTCGATCCCACCCTGCGCATGCCGCAGGTTGAAGCCTTGATCGTGCACGAGCTGCATCACATCGGACTCTACCCGTTCGAATGCGAAAGCAACCAGCGGCAGGATCTGCGGCCGCCGGTCCGTCGCGCCGTCGGGTTCATGCGCGACTTCCGCGAGGGTTACGCTATGTTGGCGGCGGCCGGCGGATCTGACGTGCATCCGCGTCATCTCGACGGCGCGGCCGAACGCGCATTGTGGGACCGCGCCATGAACGATTTCGGTCATGAGCTGAAGGCAATCGAGAGCTTCCTGCTCGATGTGGTCAACGAACGGCTCGCTCCGGCGCAATCCGAACGCATAGCCATGGAATTCCTCGGCCGGCAAGGCCCATGGTACACGGTCGGCTGGCGCATGGCGGCGATGGTCGAACGAAGATTTGGCCGCGACCTGCTGATCGACTGCATGTCCGATCCGCGGCTCTTGCTGCTCTGCTACAATTCAGCTGCGGTAATCGCCGGGCGTGACGAAAGCGCCGAAGAATGGCCGATCTGGTCGATGGAGTTGATGCGCGCGCTGGTGCCGTCACGTCGCGAAACGAGGCCTTGA
- a CDS encoding PAS domain S-box protein: protein MSSNRVALLLSRTADAGFAVNREGMIRAWNRSAEQLFGYSAAQAMNMPCVDLISFHTGTHADTCCKQCGVIGQCLAGTTVPNYDVRAKTAAGTPIWINVSILAYQDEVNNELLVVHFARDITRQKDAENLNQQLIDLVRQIVQLPQAEQRRPPIVPLTDQEHRILRDISDGKHPRTVARERQITLGTLRNHLHRVNQKLGTCNRLEAVIEAKRRGVI from the coding sequence ATGAGTTCTAATCGTGTTGCATTGCTTCTGAGCCGCACTGCCGATGCAGGGTTCGCCGTCAACCGCGAGGGTATGATCCGCGCCTGGAATCGCAGCGCTGAACAGTTGTTCGGCTACAGCGCCGCCCAAGCGATGAACATGCCATGCGTCGACCTGATTTCATTTCACACCGGCACCCACGCGGACACCTGCTGCAAGCAATGTGGTGTGATTGGCCAATGCCTAGCGGGCACGACCGTACCCAACTATGACGTCAGGGCGAAGACAGCGGCCGGAACACCCATTTGGATCAATGTCTCAATTCTCGCGTATCAGGACGAGGTCAACAACGAGCTGCTCGTGGTGCATTTCGCGCGCGACATCACGCGGCAGAAGGACGCGGAGAACTTAAACCAGCAGCTCATCGATCTGGTACGGCAGATTGTGCAACTACCTCAGGCCGAGCAACGGCGGCCGCCGATCGTTCCGCTCACCGACCAGGAACACCGGATCCTGCGCGACATTAGCGACGGCAAGCACCCGCGGACGGTCGCGCGCGAGCGACAGATTACGCTAGGCACGCTGCGCAACCATCTTCACCGTGTCAACCAGAAGCTCGGCACCTGCAATCGTCTGGAAGCGGTGATCGAGGCCAAGCGGCGCGGCGTTATTTGA
- a CDS encoding IS5 family transposase — protein sequence MRPKKQRTTGSGDLFRARLDQIINMKHELVQLAGKVDWDWIDGEIAPLYSENGRPGIATRFVIGLLLLKQIYGLSDEGVCERWVHDPYFQYFTGEEFFQHAFPHERSDLSHWRKRLGDKLELLLAESLRVAHEAGALRSQDLKRVTVDTTVQPKAIAFPTDAKLLHAAIRGLNRLARKHGVRLRQSYLRIAKTAAMMAGRYAHAKQFKRHQRQLRILRSRLGRIIRDIRRKIEGQAVLENAFALPLGRASQIRSQQQRQRGWKLYSFHAPEVECIGKGKAAAPYEFGVKASIVTNNRRAPGGLFVLHARALPDNPYDGHTLRDVIDRTETLTGCAIERAYADKGYRGHDAQNPRRVFISGQKRGVFGIIRRELRRRSAIEPIIGHLKTDGHLGRCYLKGRAGDAANVILSAVGHNFRRILAWLRGLWRLFLATLIAAISDRSPLQSAS from the coding sequence ATGCGACCGAAGAAGCAAAGGACGACGGGATCTGGCGATCTGTTCCGGGCCAGGCTGGACCAGATCATCAACATGAAGCACGAGCTGGTTCAGCTCGCCGGCAAGGTCGATTGGGACTGGATCGACGGCGAGATCGCGCCGCTCTACAGCGAGAACGGTCGGCCGGGGATCGCGACCCGCTTCGTGATCGGGCTGCTGCTGCTCAAGCAGATTTACGGCCTGTCCGATGAGGGGGTGTGCGAGCGCTGGGTCCACGACCCGTATTTCCAGTACTTCACCGGCGAAGAGTTCTTTCAGCACGCGTTTCCGCACGAGCGCTCGGACCTGAGCCACTGGCGCAAGCGGCTCGGCGACAAGCTGGAGCTGTTGCTGGCCGAGAGCCTGCGGGTGGCGCACGAGGCCGGCGCGTTACGCAGCCAGGACCTCAAGCGGGTCACGGTCGATACCACCGTGCAGCCGAAGGCCATCGCCTTCCCGACCGATGCCAAGCTGCTGCACGCGGCGATCAGGGGGCTCAACCGCCTGGCGAGGAAGCACGGGGTCAGGCTGCGGCAGTCCTATCTTCGCATTGCCAAGACCGCGGCCATGATGGCGGGACGCTACGCCCATGCCAAGCAATTCAAGCGGCATCAGCGGCAGTTGCGTATCCTGCGCAGCCGGCTGGGCCGGATCATCCGCGATATCCGCCGCAAGATCGAAGGTCAGGCCGTGCTCGAGAACGCGTTCGCCCTCCCGCTCGGCCGGGCCTCGCAGATCCGCTCGCAGCAGCAGCGCCAGCGCGGCTGGAAGCTCTATTCCTTCCACGCCCCGGAGGTGGAGTGCATCGGCAAGGGCAAAGCAGCCGCGCCTTACGAGTTCGGTGTCAAAGCCTCCATCGTCACCAACAACCGCCGTGCTCCCGGTGGCCTGTTCGTGCTGCACGCCAGGGCGCTGCCCGATAACCCCTACGACGGTCATACCTTGCGCGACGTCATCGACCGCACCGAGACACTCACCGGCTGCGCGATCGAGCGGGCCTATGCCGACAAGGGATATCGCGGCCACGACGCACAGAACCCGCGCCGTGTCTTCATCTCCGGCCAGAAGCGCGGGGTCTTCGGTATCATCAGGCGCGAGCTGCGCCGCCGCTCCGCCATCGAACCCATCATCGGACACCTGAAGACCGATGGTCACCTCGGCCGCTGCTACCTCAAAGGCCGCGCCGGAGACGCCGCCAACGTCATCCTCTCAGCCGTCGGCCACAACTTCCGCCGCATCCTCGCCTGGCTGAGGGGTCTTTGGCGCCTCTTCCTGGCCACCCTCATCGCAGCCATCAGCGACCGTTCACCGCTGCAATCGGCTTCTTAA
- a CDS encoding GNAT family N-acetyltransferase, translating to MSKPHWRPARASDLAAISAIAARIHPALFERSEVFAEKMRLCPDGSRVLDADVAIVGYGLAHPWKQHRIPPLDGLLERLPDDADCLYVHDVAVLPDARGGTARAYVAAIEKLARLSGIAALALVSVYATRPLWERFGFRPVTTDAELSAKLASYDKGATYMLRDLGAT from the coding sequence ATGAGCAAGCCGCATTGGCGTCCCGCGCGCGCGTCTGACCTTGCTGCGATCAGCGCGATCGCCGCGCGCATCCATCCCGCTCTGTTCGAGCGCTCCGAGGTGTTCGCAGAAAAGATGCGGCTTTGTCCAGATGGCTCCCGCGTGCTCGACGCGGACGTAGCGATCGTCGGCTACGGGCTCGCCCATCCCTGGAAGCAGCATCGGATCCCGCCGCTCGACGGCTTGCTCGAACGATTGCCTGACGATGCAGATTGCCTTTACGTGCATGACGTGGCCGTGCTGCCCGACGCCCGCGGTGGTACGGCACGCGCTTATGTCGCGGCGATCGAGAAACTCGCGCGCCTGTCAGGCATTGCGGCTCTCGCGCTGGTCTCGGTTTACGCCACGCGACCGCTATGGGAACGTTTCGGCTTTCGGCCCGTCACGACGGATGCGGAATTGAGCGCAAAGCTCGCGTCCTACGACAAGGGCGCGACCTACATGCTCCGCGATCTCGGTGCGACGTAA
- a CDS encoding UPF0149 family protein: MSPRRPKASSSMAAAAMPLAELEQWLQARVDQHPAATGLPMLDGYVAAIVAGPVSMSPLDWICPLLAIDADAFNRGGTPEFAAISAVALRHNEISQILSTTPNQFAPMHRRQPNGVVDPRPWCQGFYAAMRLRLSAWAPLLDAGNVNHRLLLPILLHCRDDQAGPLLGPPRTGRETRDSLRNAHLDIPAAVEAMRQYWMPIRYARAR; the protein is encoded by the coding sequence ATGAGCCCACGTCGCCCTAAAGCTTCATCGTCGATGGCGGCCGCCGCCATGCCGCTTGCGGAGCTCGAGCAATGGCTCCAGGCTCGCGTCGATCAGCATCCTGCCGCCACCGGTCTCCCCATGCTCGACGGCTACGTCGCCGCGATCGTGGCCGGACCGGTGTCGATGAGCCCGCTCGATTGGATATGCCCACTGCTTGCCATCGATGCCGATGCCTTCAACCGCGGCGGCACCCCGGAGTTCGCTGCGATCTCCGCCGTCGCGCTGCGTCATAACGAGATCAGCCAGATCCTTTCCACCACGCCTAACCAGTTCGCCCCGATGCACCGGCGTCAACCCAACGGCGTCGTCGATCCGCGACCATGGTGCCAGGGATTCTACGCCGCGATGCGGCTCAGGCTGTCGGCGTGGGCGCCATTGCTGGACGCCGGCAACGTCAATCACCGCCTGCTGCTGCCTATTCTGCTTCACTGTCGCGACGATCAGGCCGGTCCGCTGCTCGGACCGCCACGGACCGGCCGCGAGACCCGAGACTCTCTGCGCAACGCCCACCTCGATATTCCCGCAGCCGTCGAGGCCATGCGCCAATACTGGATGCCGATCCGCTACGCACGCGCACGCTAA